CCAGCGTGTCGGCCCCGCCGAAAGCCCGGTCGCTCAGCAGCACCACATCATCGGCGCCGACAGCCAGGGCCTTGCGCAGCGTCATCGCCGCGCCGGGCGGACCCATGGAAAGGGCCACCACTTTAAATCCGTACTTTTCCTTAAGCCGCAAGGCCTCCTCGAGAGCGTGGGCATCAAAGGGGTTGATGATGGAGGGGACGCCTTCACGGATAAGCGTGCCCGTATCCGGATCGATCTTGACCTGAGTGGTATCCGGGACCTGCTTGATACAGGCGATAATTAACAAGTTAGACGCTTCCAGTAATATTTATATATGCGCATTATTATAGTATATTTCGCCGATATTAAGACTATATATTATTGTTTTATTAACCTCCGGTCAATATACATAGCGGAAACCACTCCTGTCCGTAGTGATGTGCCTTCAGGTGCGCCCGAATTGACAACCGCATCGTGCAATACGTAGAATTCAGCATCCAAAAAGACCATGACCACGACTAAAAAAATAACCGCGTGCGTCCTGATGGCCGCCATACTCATATGCATCGCGGCGATCGTGTACCTGGCGGTCACAACCCAGCCTTCCGAGAGCTTCAGCGAGTTCTACCTGCTGGGCGAAGGGGGCCGTGCTGCCGATTACCCGTCGCAGGCCGCAGCCGGACAGCCTGTAAGCGTTATCGTTGGCATCGTGAACCACGAAGGAAAACCGTCTGATTATACAGTTCAAATCAGGGAAAATGATGCTATAATCAGTTCTATAAAAGTGGGCGTATTGAATGAAGGACAGCAGTGGGAGCAGCCGGTGGAATTCAGCCTGAACCAGGCCGGAGAAGGCCGGAGGGTGAATTTCTACCTGTATAAGGACAATGGAGCTGTACCGCACATCAAAGACCCGCTGGTATTGATTATGAAGGTAACGGAGAACTGAGCATATGTGCGGAATCATCGGCTACTGCAGCAAGACCGGCAAGGCTTCCCGGGTGATCTTCGAAGACCTCAAGCGCATGGAATACCGCGGCTACGATTCTTCGGGCGTGGCCATGATATCCGACGGTAAACTGCTGGTGAAGAAGGGAGTGGGCAAGCTGGAGGAGGTAAACCGCAAATACAAACTGGATAAGATACCGGGCAGCGTCGGTATCGGACATACGCGCTGGGCCACGCATGGCGGCGTGACGCAGGTCAACACACACCCTCACTGCGACTGCGCCGGGGAGATCGCTGTCATACACAACGGCATCGTCGACAACTACCAGGAGCTGCGCAAGGACCTGATCAAGCACAAACACCGCTTTATCTCCGAGACCGATACAGAGGTCATACCCCACATGCTGGAAGATGAAATGAAACGCGGCCGCTCGCTGGAGGAGGCTGTGAT
This genomic window from Dehalococcoidia bacterium contains:
- a CDS encoding DUF1616 domain-containing protein, with the translated sequence MTTTKKITACVLMAAILICIAAIVYLAVTTQPSESFSEFYLLGEGGRAADYPSQAAAGQPVSVIVGIVNHEGKPSDYTVQIRENDAIISSIKVGVLNEGQQWEQPVEFSLNQAGEGRRVNFYLYKDNGAVPHIKDPLVLIMKVTEN